The genomic region AGCTGCAGTACTGCCACATCAGCTAAAGTGAGACtgaacaaaaaccaaagcaaatcaTTCCAAGTCAGTCTAAACAGAAGATCATTAAAGTGAAGCTTAAAAGACATCAGTCACACAAAAAGTTTTTATAATAGTAGAACAGTCCAGATAAGATAAATCCAgctatttataatttattttaacaaagatgattttttggtttggtcTGTCCCACCCTTgttccctccccgcccccccccccaacatctATTTAATCCAAGTAGAAGGGTgagtttaaaaagaattatCATACTTTTGAATTcatgacagttaaaaaaataaagtgaaaaatgggACAAACTTCTCTGGACCATTATTATATCCTGACTGAAGAATATGATCAGTGTTACAATAACTGAATTGTAACcaaggttttttccttttactctAGCTGAACTGATGCAGAAGTCTCCTCCATCTCTCATCTCTCTGGCTGGAGGGGCACCAAACCCTAACGTTTTCCCATTTAAGAGGGCTACTGTTGCCATTGGACATGGAACTGCTGTCGAGATTGGGGAAGATCTGATGAAGAGAGCTCTCCAGTACTCAGCCTCAGCAGGGTATGTCACAGCTGCTTGCACTTCAAGATACCAGAATCAAAGGATCATAAAATCCTTTATTATTGCATTAATTCacctgtgcttttaaaaacctgtttgtaAAACCTGTTTTACAAAAACCAGGTTTAAATTCTTTCAATTTGCCTCActatttacatttcagtttaaGTGGAAAGTTTTGAGCAgatgagtaattaaaaaaaaaaacctaatacTAGTAATTCTCAAGCCAGAGCATTTCCTGGCTATTAGTATTTGAGAATCCAGACTCCCAAATCACTAGGAAGaatcattttgtgttttgcagtaAGATACTCATTAAAAGATACTGCATTGCAATACATAGTTTCCACATTCTGgagtatttgttttgctttcatttggtACTATATATTAAAGTCAATATGTACTACTAGTGGTAGTTGGAGGTATTTATAGTATTGTCATCTTTAGTACAAAAATTGCATATCATTAAGTTACTTCAGCACTCATGTGAACTCCCCAGCAGACAGCACTGAGTCAGGCTCGTGACAggtatgcaaaaatatttaggtACCTAGAGGCGCACAGGCCATTAATCAGTGAAGTTAAgacttttcttaatatttaaatgaaccCAGCCATTTGTGAACATCCTACAAGATcttaagacatttttttaaaaatctgtttcagaaatcCTTATTATCTGCAGCCTGTTACTAGCAGTACTGCAAGCTTTGTCACATTGCCACATTTGAGTATGGAAAGATCACTCCTAGGAGTGGATATTGTTCAGCCTCCACCCCTATTCCATCCTTGGCAAATCATTACCACCCAGATTTCAGCATGATAATTTGGTGTATGGACCACAGATGCCcatctcttctgcctttccatAAGAAACATTTATCTCATTTTCATCATTTGATAAAGCAGTCATAAAATCAGCATCTAAGTGTATCTGTGACAGTTGAAATCCTACTCAGGACTGTGTGCTAGATTTGGCAGTGATTTAGAGGAACAGCCTAGCTTCAGCCTTTATAAGATGTTAGATACACcttattttattcatatttcagGATTCCAGAGCTGTTGTCTTGGCTAAAGGATTTCCAGCGGAATCTACATAATCCCCCCACAGCCAATTATAGTCCTGAGCAAGGACAAATGGAAGTGTGTGTCACAACCGGCAGCCAGGAAGGCTTGTGTAAAGTAAGACCAAAAGCTTCATatgttaaaagcatttctttcagagaGATGTTTATTCCATAAATTCAGTTATACTCAGCATTAAGTGCTAGTGTATAACTATATGCAGGGTACATCTCACGGTATTATCAAtacaagataacagaactgaaatgaaactgGTGTGGCAGTCTGATCTGTTAGGACTGCATGAATGTTCAAATAAACCAAAGAGCCTGTCAGAAAATACTCTATAAGGTAACATTTCATGTTACAGAAGTAGTGTAGTAATAAGTACATAGATGCATTATTTGCTTTACCATAACTCAATTCTAATTATGTTAGGCTTCCTTAAATAATTACCCTTTCCAGTCCACTCTCACTGCTTAGTTGATCCTTTCTGTAACTGAAGCACTGTTTCTATTGTACAAGAGCACTGTCTTTCCATTTCAAATTGATATTCTCTAGCTGATTGCCTAGCTTCATTTGGCTctcaaacagatttttcatctGTGCATTGCTTTTCTCAGACAGCATAATTAAGTGGTTAGGGAATTACTAATATCTAATCAAGATTTTTAATTCCACTGTCAGAAGTATGAAGCATGTGCACAAGAATGGCACAATCTTTCTAAAATAgactcttttcttttacaggtgTTTGAAATGCTCATTAATCCTGGTGACAACATCCTTCTGGATGCACCTACATACTCTGGGACACTAGCAGCTGTAAGTATTCTTTAGCTACAAAATATTGTGAAGGCTGTATTTGAAGTAAACAGCAATTTAGTAGCTGATCTGCAGGCTTATATACACTGTATTTACTGTAAAAACCTATCTAAGAATCAAGTTTAGTGTTTAGTCCAGTTCATAAATATGAAATCATAGAAGCTTTTCTACTAAAAGTTCTATAAAAGCTATTCCCAGGACAGAAGTTCCTCTTCCAAATCCTAGTTCATTCAAGGGCTAACGTCACATTTGGAATTGGAAAGAAAGCCATCACAACCTAGTCAGGTTGAAGCAAATTTATAACAAGTGGGTATTTTAACATGTCAGCACATTCACCTGAAGTATTTTATGGTCTGATTACACTGTAGCTATAAATACTATAAAATTGGAATAGGCCTGAAACATTCATGTACGAGTATGAAGACGTGAGTTAGTAAGAACTACACAAAAATAGCAAAgtttacttctgaaaaatagCTTAATCACTATGTAAATAAATGTCAGCTCAAAACGCATAAGAACTGTTAAGAAGGGTTAAAATAGGTAATACATCACAATTTCAGTCTAGTCTCCCCTTGCGTCAAAAGGAATTTTGTTACTGTTTGCTGTGCTAAGTTTGAATATATCTTGTCTAATCAAATATACTTTTAGGAATATATTTGACATTGCAGCAACTtgcatttttacttaaaaatgcaGAGCACTACATGGTACAAATTGGAATTCCTCAGAGGGGAGACAGCATGCTTTTTTGTTGGTATTTTACCTATATTTTTTCATACTGCTGTCAACATGTCATTGCAGTAGCACCATTTCATTCCCCTTTGTATTGCTGAATATATCTATTGAGAACAGATTCTTTGCCCTTTGTCAGTGAAGAGTAGCTTATAGTTCTGGCACTTCCACTGAAGTAGAATGTAAATTGTCAGGAGGAAATGAAAGTGCCATGAACTTACTATCTGTGGTGAGAGCATAAGAAATCCTCAGAGAACACAGTTCAAATTCACAAAACCCCCTTCTGCTTGCAAAACTATGTGATTTCCTAGAGAAGAGCAGCAATTGGACATGTGAGATACCCATTTCTTCTCAGCTGGCTTAATGGGGCAAATAAAGTGTAATGTGTTAAGTTTGACAAGCTTCACAGCAAATTCAGGCAAACTTTCTTTTGAATAATGAGCAAATGGAGTTTGAGATAGCTATAAAGTCAGAAAGACTTTGTGtcaatgaaattttacaatgccagtgacaaaaggaagaccTTTGAATTATGGGATTATGACAGTTTTGTTCCTCCTATCAACAGCTGAGACCTTTGGGTTGTAACATAATTAATGTTCCTAGTGACCAACATGGCATTATTCCAAAAGCTctaaaagaaattctttctaCCTGGAGCTCAGAAGATGTAAAAAATCATAGCCACCACCTCCCCAAATTCCTGTACACTATCCCGAATGGCTGCAACCCAACTGGAAACTCTTTGACCACAGAGCGCAAGAAGGAGATTTACCAGGTACGTAGCTGGTGAATCTTGTAGGTGGAAATGGATAAATGTCAGTCTTGTTTCAGTTGAGGATACCCCATGTGTGGTATTTGGGCCCATTATTGGTCCAGTAGACATTCCTCCTAGAACTTGTTTCTAGCAGAACCTCTTTCATGACAACTCTTCAGAGGTGGACTATGCATTAGATAAATTGTTTTTGCAATAGTAGCCTATTGCTGGCTGATATCTTTGCCATGGGCTTCAAACTAGACTTAGTGCAAGTTTTCTGCACAGTTTGAACACTACATGGAACAGACCTTCAGTTATATACATGTGTCCTTGTACTGCAGCTACCATGTTTACTCTTATAATTGCTTAATGTCTAAATAGGGCATTTGAAAGCTTCTCTTGACAGGGCCTTGTATATAGCAAATGAGCAATCCATAAGATCATAACATGGTCCTGGTAATAGGCCCAAGGTATAGGAAGAACTGAATTTACAGTGTCTTTACATTTTAACAAATCTttactttttattcatttctttagCTTGCAAGAAAATATGATTTCCTCATAATAGAAGATGATCCTTACTACTTTCTTCAGTTTGAAAAGGTAATTTGTCTTCCATACTCCTTAGTAACACCTTCTTTTCTGGTCCAGGAGAGAACTAAGGTTTGAGCCATGGATCTTCCTGCATGCTCCTTCTTCATGTCCTGCCAAGGTAGCTGTAGGTCTCACAGTCTATACTACTTTCAGTTGTTGTCCCCTTTGTGGCATTTTATTGCATCAGTCCTGTCCTGAATCAGTAGTTCAAATGCCTCAAGCCTTATACAGGAGAGAATTTCCTTCAGTAGTCAAAAAATGGCAAAGGCTTTGCCTCCAGAGCAAAACAAGTATGCCACTGAAGCAGCACATGAAAATAGCAACTTCGATGTTTCTTTCAGCCCAGGCTCTTCATTCAGTGGAAGACTGCCTACTCCCAATCTACTATATCCCAATTTTTACCCCTTTGCCTTTTAGACAACCTGAGGGAGTTCTCCCAGATATACCACAGGAAGTAGTATTGGATAGGCAGCTTCCCTCCTTCATATAAATTTTCCCCAAATGGGTAACAATCAAGTGTTGACCCATCTTCACACATGGATCTACAGTTGCACAGTCTGCAAAAGTACCTAACTTCAGGAATAAAAGCTGGTCTTATAAAGCAATAGAACATTGGTAGAAGCTAAAGTTCAATATTTTCTACtttgaaacatgtttttatgGGAGGAAGCAATAAAACTGCTTCACTTATTGAATAGCATTGTGTAGCTTTGTTAGAGAGTGTAAGGGGAGAAGGTGTAAAAGCAGAATTCTTGATAACGAAAAAGTGCACTGAACTCATCATCAAAATTTGGTTATATCTTCcgatttcctttttttaagataaagcCAAAAGTTACAGGTCCCCATCTTAGAAATTACAGTTTCTGTttactccattaaaaaaatcatagcagAGAAATCATTATTTCTCTCTCCTACTTATGGCATCATACCACAACTTGAACTGAACACTTGTATGGTGAACAGTGGGCTAAGCATCAAAAAATAACAAGGCTGATTTCTTGATGACTTTCATAGAACATTGTGATCACATCTCAGACAGCTAGCCTGAACAATCACTTGTCAGCaagttactgcattttttccttggaatgcacatctgtaaaatatttactatcaaaatatttctttaggaAATTAATTATGTCTTcatagtaaagaaaataattccatcGTAATCCTTACTAGCACCttgaatgttattttttatttttcttccaagccATGGGCTCCAACTTTCCTCTCAATGGATGTGGATGGCCGAGTTATCAGGACTGACTCTTTCTCTAAAATTCTCTCATCTGGGTAAGGCCAGCTTCAGACTGCTCAGCATTGCCTGTTCAGTTATGGCACAAGACTAATACTTCATACAAAATGATCAGACATGTCATAGTGTTTTTTCATCTAATACCTATCCATTTCTGGAATGTACTTTTGGATCCACAGCTTTTCTCAGTCCGCTCACTTCTCATGTCATCTCTTGGCAGTCATTTAACTCCAGATTCCGTTTCTCTTCTGATACTGATAGTTAAGCCACTCTCCCCAGGCAGCCCATTCTTGCAGACACCATCTAGGCAGACAGGTGCTGGATTCCAGCTCTGTTCCTGGAACTCCTAggaacttttctctttttttccatttctccttctaTGTCTTACCATTCCTGCAGACTCCCTGGACTTTAATACAGAAGAGGAATGATGGCATCATTCTCCAAAAACTATTCATAGGGTTATACTTATCTCTCGTCTTCTAGCCCTACAGTTCTTTCAGGTTGTTTCCACCTGCCTGAAAAGCTAAACTggctgttttccatttcacacAAGTCAACATACTTgatttttaacttgcttttgtttattaTCCTAATAGATATATGAAAGTAATGTGAATTCTGCACTGGCAGCTAGTGGATTATAACCCCATTCCTGAGAAAGTGAGGAGACGATGCTAAGTTTGATTGCACTTTCAGAAGTGACACAGCAAAAAGGCATGATGCAATTTCATCTTTGTCAAAGATGCATATGAGCTTACTGgttctatttttcttcaaagaaaaacttcagcCAATCTATAAAGATGGGTTATAAGAATTGAAGCATGAATAAGAATCTAGTTTATCAGTCTAAATTCCATTTATTCTGCTATACTGAAAGGGAGTGAAAGAGTAAAGCTGTTTGCCACTTCCCATCTGTTTTTCATAAAGCCTGAGCATTCATGATTTTTCATTATGTGAAAACctatctttttcttccctttgattTATGTAATCTTTATGGTTGCAGAGGAAGGCTTACAAATGTGGGATATGTCCTGAAGTCTCAGAACTAAGCTGCTACTCTAAGCATTAAAAACccttaaatgtttttatgagCCGAGTATCAAAGTCATGAAATAAATTGCATAAGCCTGGGGCTTAGGGCAGTATTAAGATATAAATAAACTTAAATGCATAGAAGATCCTTACAATGTCAATGAAATGGTTACACGTTTTCCCAGTTATAAGTTAAACTACAACTTACACAAAGTATTAGCACATTGCATTTCTGtagtaacttttttctttttttttttttcttaggttaAGAATAGGTTTTCTGACAGGTCCCAAGCCTCTTATTGACAGAGTTATTCTACACATTCAGGTTTCAACAATGCACACCAGCACTTTCACACAGGCAAGTACCAAACCGCCAACTGAATTGTATTTAGAAAAGATAACATATTCCAAGTCATAAGAAACCACAAACGAACAGCTTTGCACTTTTGCAGTTGCTCTGCACTTTTGTAGTTTTGTTTATAATAAGCACATACACAGTCAATTCTGCCAAAGGAGAGACCACCATAGAAATTACAACCAGAGCTAGAGGATGTCTTAGTACATGGAAAGCACAGCTAATATGCCCTTAACCCTCAGATTTCACAAATCaagatttaaaatactttatatcTCTTGCCAGTAGATTCACTTGAAAAACCTCAATGTAAAGCATACATTGGAAGAAGCACTtaggttttttctgtttctcattctaCTTTGCAATTAGAACAATACTGGCAGCCCACAAAGACATTACAAAGCAGGCTGCCAACTACAGCCCCTTTATGGTTAGTAATAAGGAAAGAAGACATTGAGCACATCTAAATATGGCTTCCATCTTCCAGCTCCATTAATTTGTCATAGAGGCAGTATTAAAGCAGAGAGGCTGATATGGGCAGGAAGGTAAAGCAATATACATTGCCTTCCTCTGTCTCCCTGATTACTATATTTAGCTCTGCATCCATTTTTCCCTCCCCCGACCCCAACTTCCAAACATGGCCATGATCCTTGGAGACATCAGTAACATGGACTACAATGGCCTGTTGCTGTTGCCACCTCTGTTTATAAAGGGCTCCAAGAGACCCCACATGCAATTTCTTGCCTGTGTGGAATTTTGGATAATGCATCAGGCTATATATCTTTTGATGTCTGCGGAAGAGTGCTGTTTAAAATATGGTATTGatgatgtgttttatttctttagattATGATATCACAGCTGCTTCAGCAATGGGGAGAAAAGGGTTTCTTGGAGCATATAGACAGGTAGGGTCATGTCATATGCCAAATCCCATCATCTGTCATTCTGCTTCTTGTTACCTACATAAAACATTCTTTGCAGTAACCGGGTCAGAGGAGGTGCACCAGTATTAGGCCAAATGGGTAAGCCAGGTCACCAAGACTAACAGTATTCACACAAGAGTCCTGAAGGAGCTCAGTGTGAAGTTACAGACATGCCGGTCAGGGCATGTAACCTACCACTACAGACCAACAATCTGCCAGTTCACTGGCACAGTCATTACGCAGCTCCCATCTGAAGGGAATTCAGGAAGATCCTGGGACCTCCATGTCAGTGAATAAAGTTTTCAACCCTGTGAAAGTGGTAGGGTCTCTAGCAAAGGCTAAGATCACTGAGCACATAATCTATTGAGAAGGAGTCAGCATAGCTTCTGTAAAGGGAGTTCTTGTCTCACTAACTCAGTGGGGATTCACCCTCTAACATCCTTAATCTAATGATTGTGGATGCTGATAGAAAGACCTACAGAGAGCAGTGAGATTCACCTACGCTCACTAAACATTGCCATTATCACCATTCTTAGAGACAGAGCACTGGACTAAGGTCTAACTCAGCAAGGCATTTCTTACATACTGACTGacacacatttgtttttcatttattatgcTGGAGGAGCATAGTTTCTCTGAGTATCCATGCTTCATTTCAGATGCAATTAGAACCCCAAGCTTCCTACCTCAGGGGAGTGTGCCACACTCTGCAGAGGCATGTAACAGGAGTGTGGGCAAAGCATGGAGAAGGTTCTTATATTCACTGTAACAGCCACTTCTGTCCCCTGAGGACCTGTCTGTTGTCCATACTGTAAAcaccagcattaaaaaaaaaaaaaaaacaaagcagacgCACCAGCCTTAGCTTTGCCTTCTTTTAAGAATTAGGAGCATAAAGATAGGTTTTGCAGGGAAACTTGGACCACACTTTAGCTCAACTTTCAGCAGTTCAAAAAATATACTCTAAATGCATCTCTTCACTTACCTTCTTCTTGTAGGCTAAAAGGCATCCTTGCTCAAGCCAGAAAGCTGTTCTTCCTCTCAAACTAATGCAAATAGTGCTGCAGTAGGGTAACTGCAATGCTTTATAACCTTCTAGACTCAGTTGTCAGGTGACTTACTGATGAGGCCCAACAGCTGACTGCAGTCTGTTCCAGGTGATATCATTTGGACAAGGCTGACTTGTTAGATCATGCTTTTGAGTAGGAGCTAGCCTGTTGTTTGGAGCAGCTACGTTTTTGTGGAAGTCTTGTCTTACTTATAATTTCATTCCAACATGAAAGTAAAATGAtaacagaaaggcaaaaaactTGTAACAGAATTTGTGATATGGTAAAAACTGCATAACTGAGATTTACCATTTCATGCAGAATGTAGCAATTGGTATAGGCTGAGTCCCAAAACTATATAAGCCTTTGGTAGTGTCGCTGTTTTTCTATCGGGTGTAATAAAATACATCCAGAAATCAAAGCTATTGGGTCAgagactataaaaaaaaatctaaatgtaaAATCATGCAAAGTACTAAGTATGTTTTCGCTGCAGAAAAGGGAACACGTTTACATCTGATTTATGAACTCTTTATCAGGCATTTCTCTTGTGCCTCCCATTGCACAGCTGTCTCATTTTATGTCAACAAAAGCCGCTGCACAAGACTTGTCCATGTTGAAACTTGGGTTAGGGTAATTTTCCCTAGTAAGAGATTGAATCATTTGGTAGTTTTACTTAAAGTGTGAAGGTGATAGGGGATAGAAAAGGGGAAGCTGTCGAATAGTCATGACAGGTTCATCCTATGATTTGCTTTTTACCTTGTGAAATACTATTTCCATGTGTGCATATTACACAAATTCAACCCAAATGCACAAATACTGAGGCTGTGCTTTTGCATACGTATAAgtccttaattttcttcagtatgCCTGTTTTGTGCAGTAAATATTGCTAACAGGACTTGTATCCACTGATATAATAGACAGAATGGATATAATATGTAAAGAGTTTCCTTGACATATGTAAAGCTTAAGAAGCAGCCACACAGGCACTTCCTCTGTCTGGTTGATCAGTGCTTTGTTGCAGACACACTGAAGCATTCAAGACTTCTCTGATACATACACAAAATTTTATACACACAGTATACTGTATTGTGCCCATTTAGGATATGCTTATGTTTCCATTAAATGTGCACTTAGGTTGTTGAAGtagaaaagctttgtttctgccTTTGGAAACAAATGGACTCTGAAGTGCTATGGGATCATGACTTTGAATTGGTAATTTACTTTCAGAGTGGTGGAGTTCTACAGGACCCAACGGGATGCAATGCTCATTGCTGCTGACAAGTGGTTGAAAGGTCAGTGAGTACAACACAGCTaattacttaaatttttttctagctatttATCATCTTTGTGTTcaagaaaaatcactgaagttCATCTCTTGACTGAAGTGACAGATAAACACtataaacaaattaatgacattAAGTATTAAGCTTGGGACAAATTATCtagtgctgcttttttcatacttttctgGTGGGACAAGGAGATGGTGATGAGAAAAAAGCTCACCACATTACCTTATAAAGCAGTTTTATAAAGAGCATATATTTCACTCCACTATGTCCTTagattttttatgtttaaaatctCTGTCTTTAAAATCTCTGTCTGAAATAGCCAGATTCAGTTGCcttaatttaaaagaagataTAAACAATTGATAAAGCAGTACTGATAATCATTTCTTTGTCTGAAATCAATTTCAAATGTTCCCTTTTGTGGTTAGTCACAGAGCATAGAAAGAATTTGATCAACGATAATGCAATTACAGTTAGTGACTCACTCCTTTTAGTTAGTCTAAGTGGAATCAGCAGTAACTGCTTAAGAACTGCCCACCTACCTTAGAGGATACTTCCATGGGACATGGGTACTTGGGCACCAC from Aquila chrysaetos chrysaetos chromosome 1, bAquChr1.4, whole genome shotgun sequence harbors:
- the AADAT gene encoding kynurenine/alpha-aminoadipate aminotransferase, mitochondrial → MGEPCVPRLLHRIGVQTRSAERNRPAFTAALPAATAPAAAPPPRSQLRRPGPGPRRPRSAEGAAPGDAHRPARRPGAAPAPVGAGTERAGPHMPSSAGSRRCPLRPPPLPAPRRPADMNYSRFITTVSAARKASPIRLLTELMQKSPPSLISLAGGAPNPNVFPFKRATVAIGHGTAVEIGEDLMKRALQYSASAGIPELLSWLKDFQRNLHNPPTANYSPEQGQMEVCVTTGSQEGLCKVFEMLINPGDNILLDAPTYSGTLAALRPLGCNIINVPSDQHGIIPKALKEILSTWSSEDVKNHSHHLPKFLYTIPNGCNPTGNSLTTERKKEIYQLARKYDFLIIEDDPYYFLQFEKPWAPTFLSMDVDGRVIRTDSFSKILSSGLRIGFLTGPKPLIDRVILHIQVSTMHTSTFTQIMISQLLQQWGEKGFLEHIDRVVEFYRTQRDAMLIAADKWLKDLAEWYPPAAGMFLWIKIKGVSDTQQLIMEKALQKEVLLVPGGAFNIDSSEPSSYVRASFSLSSPGQMDLAFKRLADLIKEAL